One window of the Actinomyces wuliandei genome contains the following:
- a CDS encoding orotidine 5'-phosphate decarboxylase / HUMPS family protein, whose protein sequence is MTLPRLQVALDTTDLVTALRALGRCQPAVDVIEVGTVLLLAEGLRCVREIRALYPEATILADARIAEAGSILSRQCFEAGADWVSCVAGASLTTVEQVVSVASDHGGEVQVELGGHYDHDQAVAWRQRGVEHVIVHRSRDAEAAGPLSWGPGDLETVDDLAATGFTVTVTGGVTPRGLDVFSGHPVGVVIAGRAIVGAQDPLEAARAMREAMERVWGR, encoded by the coding sequence ATGACTCTCCCCCGGCTCCAGGTCGCCCTGGACACTACCGACCTGGTCACCGCGCTGCGTGCCCTGGGACGGTGCCAGCCTGCGGTCGACGTCATCGAGGTGGGCACCGTGCTCCTGCTGGCCGAGGGGCTGCGCTGCGTGCGCGAGATCCGCGCGCTCTACCCGGAGGCCACCATCCTCGCCGACGCACGTATTGCCGAGGCGGGCTCGATCCTGTCGCGCCAGTGCTTCGAGGCCGGCGCCGACTGGGTGTCCTGCGTGGCGGGTGCCTCCCTGACCACCGTGGAGCAGGTGGTCAGTGTCGCCTCCGACCACGGCGGCGAGGTCCAGGTCGAGCTGGGTGGGCACTACGACCACGACCAGGCCGTCGCCTGGCGCCAGCGCGGGGTCGAGCACGTCATCGTCCACCGCTCCCGCGACGCCGAGGCTGCCGGCCCCCTGTCCTGGGGGCCGGGGGACCTGGAGACTGTGGACGACCTGGCCGCGACGGGTTTCACCGTGACGGTCACCGGCGGGGTGACGCCCCGCGGGCTCGACGTCTTCTCAGGGCACCCGGTCGGCGTGGTCATCGCGGGCCGGGCGATCGTGGGTGCACAGGACCCGCTGGAGGCTGCCCGTGCGATGCGCGAGGCCATGGAGAGGGTGTGGGGCCGGTGA